In Rhizorhabdus phycosphaerae, the genomic stretch CGCGGCGTGGTGATCAGCTTTGTCGATCCGAGCAGCGACGCCGCGGCCAATGGTTTTCAGCCGCGCGATGTCATCCTGCAGATCAACAATGTGCCGGTCACCACTGTCCAGGCGGCGGCAGCGCAGATCGATGCGGCGGTGAAGGCTAAGCGTCCGTCGGTGCTGCTGTTCGTTCAGCGGGGCAATAACCCGCCGCGTTATGTCGGTGTTCAGCTGAAGAAGTGATCCTCGCCGCAGCTCCCTCGGGAGCCCGGCTCGGGACAAGAAAAAGGGCCGGCGGATCGCTCCGCCGGCCCTTTTCTATTGGCGCAAGGCCGATCGTCAGAAACGGTAGCTGACGGTCGCGCGAACCGAGTGGAACGCGAACTTGCTGAACGAACGCTGGAAATCGGTACCAGCCGCGTTCTGTGCGATGAACGGGTTGGTCGCCGGGGTCACGCCCGCGAGCGAGCCGACGGTGACCGTGCTGTCGTTGTTCTTCAGCGCGGTGAAGGTGTAGAGCGCGCCGACCGAGAACTTGCCGATCTTCTGCTCGATACCGCCGCCATAGGTCCAGCCCCAGGCGTTCTTCGTCGGGTCGTTGACGGTCGCGCTGTTGACGGTGTTCGACATCGAGAAGCTGTTGCGGATCTTGCCATAGGCAGCGCCGCCGGTGCCGTAGATCAGCGTGCCGGTTTCGAACGAGTAACCGGCGCGCGCGCGGATGGCGCCGTCGCTCTTCAGCTTGGCCTGCAGCTTGTAGACGGCCGGGGTGGTGCTGAAGGCGGTGACGTTGTCGTACAGGTACGACTTGCCATATTCCGCGATCAGGCCGACGACCGGGCCCGACGTGTCGCCGAACTGATAGTCGTAACCTGCGTGCAGCTTCCACGCGGTCGAGTCATTGTCCTTCGAGCAGCCCGAGGTCGGGCGGGCCGTGGTCGGCGCGCCACCGCAGAAGCCCGGCGAGAAATTCGGGAAGGCATCGCCGAAATTGCCGTCGCGGTTGCGGTCGAAGTTTACGACTTCGTCGCCGTCGGTCGGCTGCCAGTTATAGCCGAGCTGGCCACCGACATAAAAGCCGGTCCAGTTGCTCGAGGCCACGTCCTGCGCCGAGGCGGCGCTCGAAGCCATCGCGGCTACCAGGCCGGCCGCCGCAGTGGTCGTGAGGAAAAATCGCATATAAAAACCCTTTCTGCTGCCGTTACGGCACAGCGGAAACGGTTCCCACAGCATTTCGATCCTAAGTGCAAGCAAGAAAACCAATGTGGTGCACAAACGACACAGCTGTCATTTTTTCCTGATAAGTGAAATACATCACAGCTATTGGCCGTAGCCGGACTCGGCGGCGCGCTTGATTGCCTCCCGCGCTGCAGCGATCAGGGCGCCTGCCTTGGCCTCGCATTCACGCTGTTCATAGGCAGCGTCGCTGTCCGCCACGATGCCGGCGCCGGATTGAACGTGCATGACCCCGTCCTTCACCACAGCCGTCCGCAGGACGATGCAGCTGTCCATAGAACCGTCCGGCGAGAAATAGCCCACGCCACCCGCATAGGCGCCGCGTGTCTCGGGCTCCAGTTCGGCGATGATCTCGCAGGCGCGCACCTTGGGCGCTCCCGATACCGTGCCCGCCGGAAAGCCTGCGAACAGCGCGTCGAGGGCATCCCTGGATGGGTCGAGCCGGCCGACCACATTCGACACGATGTGCATCACATGGCTGTAATGTTCGACCGTATAGCTGTCCGTT encodes the following:
- a CDS encoding outer membrane protein yields the protein MRFFLTTTAAAGLVAAMASSAASAQDVASSNWTGFYVGGQLGYNWQPTDGDEVVNFDRNRDGNFGDAFPNFSPGFCGGAPTTARPTSGCSKDNDSTAWKLHAGYDYQFGDTSGPVVGLIAEYGKSYLYDNVTAFSTTPAVYKLQAKLKSDGAIRARAGYSFETGTLIYGTGGAAYGKIRNSFSMSNTVNSATVNDPTKNAWGWTYGGGIEQKIGKFSVGALYTFTALKNNDSTVTVGSLAGVTPATNPFIAQNAAGTDFQRSFSKFAFHSVRATVSYRF